The Bos indicus x Bos taurus breed Angus x Brahman F1 hybrid chromosome 3, Bos_hybrid_MaternalHap_v2.0, whole genome shotgun sequence genome includes a window with the following:
- the CSF3R gene encoding granulocyte colony-stimulating factor receptor isoform X1 gives MVGLGAWSLVGAALIILLLPRSLEQCGHILLSAPIVRLGDQVTASCIINRNCSHLGTDWRVVWKLEPELHPRERRQHLPNGTLQSTITLPHLNHSRVLLSCCLHWGNSLQILDQAELQAGYPPTAPYNLSCIMNLTTNSLICQWEPGPNTHLSTSFTLKSFKSQDKCQTQKDSIPDCVPEVRQSHCSIPRKHLQLYQNMSIWVQARNALGTSASPKLCLAPMDVVKLEPPTLWALEPSPAVAPPQPGCLRLRWETWRPSLYIEQKCELRHQPRLGEAGWDLVSALPARTSQYELCGLLPSTAYTLQIRCTRWRLPGHWSEWSPSLELTTAQRAPIVRLDTWWRQRQLDPETVTVQLFWKPIALEEDSGQIQGYLVSWRPSDQAGAEPTLCDTTELNCTFQLPSEAREVVLKAYNTAGTSHPTPVVFLESRGPPLGRLHTTARDPHSLWVGWEPPSPQPQGYVIEWGLSPPSPNGSPMTWRMEHNGSIAGTLLQENIRPFQLYEITVTPLYQDTKGPSQHIYAYSQEMAPSHGPELHLRHIGKTWAQLEWVPEAPELGKSPLTHYTIFWTNTQDQSFSTVLNASTHSFVLRGLEPSSLYHVQLMAASQVWAANSTSLTLMTLTLEESELHILLGLFGLLVLLICLCGAAQFCCRPSRKYSLWPSVPDPARSSLGSWVPTITAEDILQLPSLRDPGMPPITKITVLEEEEKKPGPWESNASSGPGSLSTLVQAYVLQGDPRVPSAQPQPQPGNSDQVLYVQVLGSPTGPGPGHYLRCDSTQPLLEGLSPSPKSYENLWFQTSSPGTPEPLVPHPEDDSIFEPLLDFPLLQGLRVSGAEGLGGF, from the exons ATGGTGGGGCTGGgagcctggagcctggtgggagctGCTCTGATCATCCTCCTGCTCCCCAGAA GCCTGGAGCAGTGTGGGCATATCCTCCTCTCAGCCCCCATCGTCCGCCTGGGAGATCAAGTCACGGCCTCCTGCATCATCAACCGGAACTGCAGCCACCTGGGCACCGACTGGCGAGTTGTATGGAAACTGGAACCGGAGCTTCATCCCAGGGAGAGGCGGCAGCACCTGCCGAACGGGACCCTGCAGTCCACCATCACCTTGCCCCACCTCAACCACTCTCGGGTCCTTCTCTCCTGCTGCCTGCACTGGGGCAACAGCCTGCAGATCCTGGACCAGGCTGAGCTACAGGCGGGCT ACCCTCCCACTGCACCCTACAACCTATCCTGCATCATGAACCTCACAACCAACAGCCTCATCTGTCAGTGGGAGCCAGGCCCCAACACCCACCTGTCCACCAGCTTCACCCTGAAGAGCTTCAA GAGCCAGGACAAATGCCAGACGCAGAAGGATTCCATCCCTGACTGCGTGCCGGAAGTCAGGCAGAGCCACTGCTCCATCCCCCGCAAACACCTGCAGCTGTACCAGAACATGAGCATCTGGGTGCAGGCCAGGAACGCGCTGGGGACCAGCGCTTCCCCAAAGCTCTGCCTGGCTCCCATGGACGTTG TGAAACTGGAGCCCCCCACACTGTGGGCCCTGGAGCCCAGCCCTGCGGTGGCCCCGCCTCAGCCAGGCTGCCTGAGGCTGCGCTGGGAGACCTGGAGGCCAAGTCTGTACATAGAACAGAAGTGTGAGCTGCGCCACCAGCCTCGGCTTGGAGAAGCCGGCTGGGACCTG GTGAGCGCCCTGCCCGCCAGGACCTCCCAGTATGAACTCTGCGGGCTCCTCCCATCCACAGCCTACACCCTGCAAATACGCTGCACCCGCTGGCGCCTGCCCGGCCACTGGAGCGAATGGAGCCCCAGCCTGGAGCTGACCACCGCACAACGGG CCCCCATCGTCAGACTGGACACGTGGTGGCGGCAGAGGCAGCTGGACCCCGAGACGGTGACCGTGCAGCTGTTCTGGAAG CCAATAGCCCTGGAAGAAGACAGCGGACAGATCCAAGGTTACCTGGTTTCCTGGAGACCCTCAGACCAGGCTGGGGCAGAGCCAACCCTCTGTGACACCACGGAGCTGAACTGTACCTTCCAACTGCCTTCAGAAGCCCGGGAGGTGGTCCTTAAGGCCTATAACACAGCTGGGACCTCGCATCCCACCCCCGTGGTTTTCTTGGAAAGCAGAG GCCCACCCCTGGGCAGACTCCACACCACCGCTCGAGACCCTCATAGCCTCTGGGTGGGCTGGGAGCCCCCCAGTCCTCAACCTCAGGGCTATGTGATTGAGTGGGGCCTCAGTCCCCCCAGCCCCAACGGCAGTCCTATGACCTGGAGGATGGAGCATAACGGAAGCATTGCAGGGACCTTGCTGCAGG AGAACATCAGGCCCTTTCAGCTCTACGAGATCACTGTGACCCCCCTGTACCAGGACACCAAGGGACCCTCCCAGCATATCTATGCCTACTCCCAAGAGATGG CCCCCTCCCATGGCCCAGAGTTGCATCTCAGGCACATTGGCAAGACGTGGGCCCAGCTGGAGTGGGTGCCTGAGGCCCCTGAGCTGGGGAAGAGCCCCCTTACCCACTACACCATCTTCTGGACCAACACTCAGGACCAGTCCTTCT CCACTGTCCTGAATGCCTCCACCCACAGCTTTGTCCTCCGTGGCCTGGAGCCTTCTAGCTTGTACCATGTCCAACTCATGGCCGCCAGCCAGGTGTGGGCCGCCAACAGCACAAGCCTCACCCTGATGACCTTGACTCTAG AGGAGTCTGAGCTGCACATCCTCCTGGGCCTGTTCGGCCTCCTGGTCTTGCTCATCTGCCTCTGTGGGGCTGCCCAGTTCTGCTGCAGACCCAG CAGGAAGTATTCCCTCTGGCCGAGTGTCCCGGACCCAGCCCGCAGCAGCCTGGGTTCCTGGGTGCCAACCATCACGGCggag GATATCTTACAGCTGCCCAGCCTTCGGGACCCCGGCATGCCACCCATCACCAAGATCACGGtgctggaggaggaagagaagaagccaGGGCCCTGGGAGTCCAATGCCAGCTCAGGGCCCGGTAGCCTCTCCACCCTTGTCCAGGCCTATGTGCTCCAGGGGGACCCAAGAGTGCCCTCCGCTCAGCCTCAGCCCCAGCCTGGCAACAGCGACCAGGTGCTTTACGTGCAGGTGCTGGGCAGCCCCACGGGCCCAGGGCCTGGGCACTACCTCCGCTGCGACTCAACTCAGCCCCTCTTGGAGGGCCTCTCCCCCAGTCCCAAGTCCTACGAGAACCTCTGGTTCCAGACCAGCTCTCCGGGGACCCCAGAGCCCCTAGTCCCACATCCGGAGGACGACAGTATCTTTGAGCCTCTGCTTGACTTCCCTCTACTACAAGGACTCCGGGTCAGTGGGGCGGAGGGTCTTGGGGGCTTCTAG
- the CSF3R gene encoding granulocyte colony-stimulating factor receptor isoform X2: MVGLGAWSLVGAALIILLLPRSLEQCGHILLSAPIVRLGDQVTASCIINRNCSHLGTDWRVVWKLEPELHPRERRQHLPNGTLQSTITLPHLNHSRVLLSCCLHWGNSLQILDQAELQAGYPPTAPYNLSCIMNLTTNSLICQWEPGPNTHLSTSFTLKSFKSQDKCQTQKDSIPDCVPEVRQSHCSIPRKHLQLYQNMSIWVQARNALGTSASPKLCLAPMDVVKLEPPTLWALEPSPAVAPPQPGCLRLRWETWRPSLYIEQKCELRHQPRLGEAGWDLVSALPARTSQYELCGLLPSTAYTLQIRCTRWRLPGHWSEWSPSLELTTAQRAPIVRLDTWWRQRQLDPETVTVQLFWKPIALEEDSGQIQGYLVSWRPSDQAGAEPTLCDTTELNCTFQLPSEAREVVLKAYNTAGTSHPTPVVFLESRGPPLGRLHTTARDPHSLWVGWEPPSPQPQGYVIEWGLSPPSPNGSPMTWRMEHNGSIAGTLLQENIRPFQLYEITVTPLYQDTKGPSQHIYAYSQEMAPSHGPELHLRHIGKTWAQLEWVPEAPELGKSPLTHYTIFWTNTQDQSFSTVLNASTHSFVLRGLEPSSLYHVQLMAASQVWAANSTSLTLMTLTLEESELHILLGLFGLLVLLICLCGAAQFCCRPRKYSLWPSVPDPARSSLGSWVPTITAEDILQLPSLRDPGMPPITKITVLEEEEKKPGPWESNASSGPGSLSTLVQAYVLQGDPRVPSAQPQPQPGNSDQVLYVQVLGSPTGPGPGHYLRCDSTQPLLEGLSPSPKSYENLWFQTSSPGTPEPLVPHPEDDSIFEPLLDFPLLQGLRVSGAEGLGGF, encoded by the exons ATGGTGGGGCTGGgagcctggagcctggtgggagctGCTCTGATCATCCTCCTGCTCCCCAGAA GCCTGGAGCAGTGTGGGCATATCCTCCTCTCAGCCCCCATCGTCCGCCTGGGAGATCAAGTCACGGCCTCCTGCATCATCAACCGGAACTGCAGCCACCTGGGCACCGACTGGCGAGTTGTATGGAAACTGGAACCGGAGCTTCATCCCAGGGAGAGGCGGCAGCACCTGCCGAACGGGACCCTGCAGTCCACCATCACCTTGCCCCACCTCAACCACTCTCGGGTCCTTCTCTCCTGCTGCCTGCACTGGGGCAACAGCCTGCAGATCCTGGACCAGGCTGAGCTACAGGCGGGCT ACCCTCCCACTGCACCCTACAACCTATCCTGCATCATGAACCTCACAACCAACAGCCTCATCTGTCAGTGGGAGCCAGGCCCCAACACCCACCTGTCCACCAGCTTCACCCTGAAGAGCTTCAA GAGCCAGGACAAATGCCAGACGCAGAAGGATTCCATCCCTGACTGCGTGCCGGAAGTCAGGCAGAGCCACTGCTCCATCCCCCGCAAACACCTGCAGCTGTACCAGAACATGAGCATCTGGGTGCAGGCCAGGAACGCGCTGGGGACCAGCGCTTCCCCAAAGCTCTGCCTGGCTCCCATGGACGTTG TGAAACTGGAGCCCCCCACACTGTGGGCCCTGGAGCCCAGCCCTGCGGTGGCCCCGCCTCAGCCAGGCTGCCTGAGGCTGCGCTGGGAGACCTGGAGGCCAAGTCTGTACATAGAACAGAAGTGTGAGCTGCGCCACCAGCCTCGGCTTGGAGAAGCCGGCTGGGACCTG GTGAGCGCCCTGCCCGCCAGGACCTCCCAGTATGAACTCTGCGGGCTCCTCCCATCCACAGCCTACACCCTGCAAATACGCTGCACCCGCTGGCGCCTGCCCGGCCACTGGAGCGAATGGAGCCCCAGCCTGGAGCTGACCACCGCACAACGGG CCCCCATCGTCAGACTGGACACGTGGTGGCGGCAGAGGCAGCTGGACCCCGAGACGGTGACCGTGCAGCTGTTCTGGAAG CCAATAGCCCTGGAAGAAGACAGCGGACAGATCCAAGGTTACCTGGTTTCCTGGAGACCCTCAGACCAGGCTGGGGCAGAGCCAACCCTCTGTGACACCACGGAGCTGAACTGTACCTTCCAACTGCCTTCAGAAGCCCGGGAGGTGGTCCTTAAGGCCTATAACACAGCTGGGACCTCGCATCCCACCCCCGTGGTTTTCTTGGAAAGCAGAG GCCCACCCCTGGGCAGACTCCACACCACCGCTCGAGACCCTCATAGCCTCTGGGTGGGCTGGGAGCCCCCCAGTCCTCAACCTCAGGGCTATGTGATTGAGTGGGGCCTCAGTCCCCCCAGCCCCAACGGCAGTCCTATGACCTGGAGGATGGAGCATAACGGAAGCATTGCAGGGACCTTGCTGCAGG AGAACATCAGGCCCTTTCAGCTCTACGAGATCACTGTGACCCCCCTGTACCAGGACACCAAGGGACCCTCCCAGCATATCTATGCCTACTCCCAAGAGATGG CCCCCTCCCATGGCCCAGAGTTGCATCTCAGGCACATTGGCAAGACGTGGGCCCAGCTGGAGTGGGTGCCTGAGGCCCCTGAGCTGGGGAAGAGCCCCCTTACCCACTACACCATCTTCTGGACCAACACTCAGGACCAGTCCTTCT CCACTGTCCTGAATGCCTCCACCCACAGCTTTGTCCTCCGTGGCCTGGAGCCTTCTAGCTTGTACCATGTCCAACTCATGGCCGCCAGCCAGGTGTGGGCCGCCAACAGCACAAGCCTCACCCTGATGACCTTGACTCTAG AGGAGTCTGAGCTGCACATCCTCCTGGGCCTGTTCGGCCTCCTGGTCTTGCTCATCTGCCTCTGTGGGGCTGCCCAGTTCTGCTGCAGACCCAG GAAGTATTCCCTCTGGCCGAGTGTCCCGGACCCAGCCCGCAGCAGCCTGGGTTCCTGGGTGCCAACCATCACGGCggag GATATCTTACAGCTGCCCAGCCTTCGGGACCCCGGCATGCCACCCATCACCAAGATCACGGtgctggaggaggaagagaagaagccaGGGCCCTGGGAGTCCAATGCCAGCTCAGGGCCCGGTAGCCTCTCCACCCTTGTCCAGGCCTATGTGCTCCAGGGGGACCCAAGAGTGCCCTCCGCTCAGCCTCAGCCCCAGCCTGGCAACAGCGACCAGGTGCTTTACGTGCAGGTGCTGGGCAGCCCCACGGGCCCAGGGCCTGGGCACTACCTCCGCTGCGACTCAACTCAGCCCCTCTTGGAGGGCCTCTCCCCCAGTCCCAAGTCCTACGAGAACCTCTGGTTCCAGACCAGCTCTCCGGGGACCCCAGAGCCCCTAGTCCCACATCCGGAGGACGACAGTATCTTTGAGCCTCTGCTTGACTTCCCTCTACTACAAGGACTCCGGGTCAGTGGGGCGGAGGGTCTTGGGGGCTTCTAG